A region from the Vicia villosa cultivar HV-30 ecotype Madison, WI linkage group LG3, Vvil1.0, whole genome shotgun sequence genome encodes:
- the LOC131593176 gene encoding putative disease resistance RPP13-like protein 1, giving the protein MAGLMVAGAFLTPVIQVIVERVASGDYKDIFKKRMVNKLEITLNSINQVLDDGETKQYQNPNVRIWLDDIKHEVCEVEQLLDEIATSAQRKSKVKHFFSSLTNQFESRMKDSLDKLEHLLKQNDVLGLKEGTSARNGLEVGPESSKRVPTTSLVDESRILGRNDDKEEIIDFLLLDNGSSCNHAPIISIVGLGGMGKTTLARLVYNDDKVQSNFELKAWIYISNPFDIFGLTKEILEQFKSPTDSESLEILQHQLQQKVMGKKYLLVLDDIWKANEKSWEQLLIPFNKGSPGSKMIVTTRSKDDASAMESAKLVELEQLEESDCWSLFVTHAFHDRNASDYPDLEPIGKMIVDKCGGLPLAVKTMGNLLRKKFSKSEWEKILKTDMWRLSERDSNINPVLRLSYHNLPSNSKRCFAYCSIFPKGYEFDKNKLIKMWMANGLLNSYKSNKSKEELGSGLFDDLESISFFQESLYVPGLFVMHDLVNDLAKSESREFCLQVNGDTGQDISERTRHIWCSLDLKAGDGILKHIYRAKGLHSLLVESPTYGGECFMISNNMQCDMFSKLKYLRMLSFSDYGTPYGELELADEIGNLNLLRYLDLTWTDIKRLPDSICKLYNLERLELKNCDNLTELPLDFYKLDGLRHLNLEGTAIKKMPKQIRKLNHLQTLTNFVVGESSGSDIEELESLNLLQGKISLSGLNNVTDPTHAVKSRLQDKKFLEKIHMIFDGSIVESNVSVLDALQPNINLKRLTIKNYNGNMFPTWIRGCDLPNLISLKLKNCNGIKIFGNNSTNVPFKFLEVLEFDCLSEWEEWVCIEGFPRLKEISINDCPKLKRVSLPQHLPLLQKLFIGGCKMVDVSILNYDKIIVLDLRKYERIMINELSSSLKRFVLSENQYVEFSMDHLINNPFLGVLWLDFKDLVECPSLDLCYNSLWQLSIRGWQSPSLPISLHLFTHLSSLKLLDCPRLESFLIGGLASELWSLDIFNCPKLIASRVEWGLFQLNSLYFFTVSDDFENVESFPEQNLLPPTLKFLKLDKCSKLRILNYKGFLHLKSLGNIWICNCPSLESLPEEGLPNSLSCLFIENCPLLSEKYKKEGGERWHTISHIPTVRIDGIHQH; this is encoded by the coding sequence ATGGCAGGGCTGATGGTTGCAGGAGCATTTCTTACACCTGTCATCCAAGTTATTGTTGAGAGGGTTGCCTCAGGAGATTACAAAGACATCTTCAAGAAACGAATGGTGAATAAACTCGAAATCACTTTGAATTCTATCAATCAAGTGTTGGATGATGGAGAGACAAAGCAGTACCAGAATCCAAATGTCAGGATTTGGCTTGATGATATAAAACATGAGGTATGTGAAGTAGAACAGCTGTTGGATGAGATTGCTACAAGTGCACAACGAAAGAGCAAGGTTAAACACTTCTTTTCATCTCTGACTAATCAGTTTGAATCTAGGATGAAAGACTCGCTAGATAAGCTAGAACATCTTTTAAAGCAAAATGATGTGTTGGGATTGAAAGAAGGAACATCTGCTCGTAATGGACTTGAAGTCGGTCCAGAATCTTCAAAAAGAGTGCCAACGACGTCTTTGGTGGATGAATCTAGAATACTTGGTAGGAATGATGATAAAGAGGAAATTATTGATTTCTTACTTTTAGACAATGGTAGTAGTTGCAACCATGCACCAATAATCAGCATAGTTGGTCTTGGTGGGATGGGTAAGACCACCCTTGCTCGGCTCGTCTACAATGACGACAAGGTGCAAAGCAACTTTGAACTTAAAGCTTGGATCTATATTTCAAATCCATTTGATATTTTTGGGCTCACTAAAGAAATTCTCGAGCAATTTAAATCTCCAACAGATAGTGAAAGCTTGGAAATACTCCAACATCAATTGCAACAGAAAGTAATGGGAAAGAAATATTTGCTTGTTCTAGATGATATTTGGAAAGCTAATGAGAAAAGTTGGGAGCAGTTACTAATTCCCTTTAATAAAGGATCTCCTGGAAGTAAGATGATCGTGACAACACGAAGTAAGGATGATGCATCAGCCATGGAATCTGCAAAGTTAGTTGAATTAGAACAACTGGAGGAGAGTGATTGTTGGAGTTTATTTGTGACACATGCTTTTCACGACAGAAACGCGAGTGATTATCCAGATCTTGAACCAATTGGAAAGATGATTGTAGACAAGTGTGGAGGGTTGCCATTAGCTGTTAAAACAATGGGGAACCTCTTGAGAAAAAAATTCTCTAAAAGTGAATGGGAGAAAATATTGAAGACTGATATGTGGCGTTTATCAGAGAGAGACAGCAACATAAATCCAGTATTGAGACTGAGTTACCATAATCTTCCTTCAAATTCGAAGCGTTGTTTTGCATATTGTTCCATATTTCCCAAGGGTTATGAGTTTGACAAGAATAAGTTAATCAAAATGTGGATGGCAAATGGTTTGCTGAATTCCTACAAAAGTAACAAAAGTAAAGAAGAGTTGGGTAGTGGGTTATTTGATGATCTTGAGTCAATTTCATTTTTCCAAGAATCACTATATGTACCTGGACTTTTTGTCATGCATGATCTTGTCAATGACTTGGCAAAGTCAGAGTCTAGAGAATTTTGCTTACAAGTGAATGGTGATACGGGGCAAGATATATCTGAAAGGACACGCCACATTTGGTGTTCTCTTGATTTGAAAGCCGGCGATGGGATATTAAAGCACATTTATAGAGCTAAGGGATTACACAGCTTGTTGGTAGAATCACCAACGTATGGTGGCGAATGCTTCATGATAAGCAACAATATGCAATGTGATatgttttcaaaattaaaatatttgcgGATGTTATCATTTAGTGATTACGGAACTCCATACGGAGAGCTAGAACTAGCAGATGAGATAGGCAATTTAAATCTTTTGCGCTATCTAGACCTGACTTGGACAGATATTAAAAGGTTACCCGACTCTATCTGTAAGCTTTATAACTTAGAGAGACTGGAATTGAAAAACTGTGATAATTTGACTGAATTGCCTTTAGACTTTTACAAACTTGACGGTTTACGCCATCTTAATCTGGAAGGAACTGCAATAAAGAAGATGCCAAAGCAGATAAGGAAACTTAACCATCTACAAACGCTGACTAATTTTGTTGTGGGAGAGTCGAGTGGGTCTGATATTGAGGAGTTAGAAAgtctcaatcttcttcaaggaaaAATTAGTCTTTCAGGATTGAACAAtgtcactgatccaacacatgcCGTAAAGAGCCGTTTGCAAGATAAGAAGTTTTTAGAAAAAATACATATGATATTTGATGGTTCAATAGTGGAAAGCAATGTGTCTGTCTTGGATGCCCTTCAACCAAATATCAATCTGAAGAGGCTCACCATTAAGAACTACAATGGCAATATGTTTCCAACTTGGATAAGGGGGTGTGATTTACCCAATTTAATATCTCTTAAACTGAAGAACTGTAATGGAATAAAGATCTTTGGCAATAACTCAACAAATGTTCCATTCAAGTTCCTTGAAGTTTTGGAATTTGACTGTTTGTCTGAATGGGAGGAATGGGTATGTATTGAAGGGTTTCCTCGGCTTAAAGAGATTTCTAtaaatgattgtcccaaattgaAAAGGGTATCACTGCCTCAACATCTTCCTTTATTACAGAAATTGTTTATAGGTGGGTGCAAAATGGTGGACGTGTCAATTCTCAATTATGATAAAATCATAGTGTTGGATCTACGGAAATATGAGCGGATTATGATAAATGAGTTGTCATCAAGCTTGAAAAGGTTTGTCCTTAGTGAAAATCAGTATGTTGAGTTCTCCATGGATCATTTAATCAACAATCCCTTTCTGGGAGTGTTGTGGTTGGATTTTAAAGACTTGGTAGAATGTCCCTCGTTAGATTTGTGTTATAATTCTCTTTGGCAACTTTCAATAAGAGGATGGCAGTCCCCCTCGTTGCCTATTTCACTACACTTGTTCACCCATCTAAGTTCTCTAAAGTTGCTGGATTGTCCAAGGCTGGAGTCTTTTCTTATTGGAGGTTTGGCTTCCGAGTTGTGGTCCCTTGATATATTCAATTGCCCAAAATTAATTGCTTCCAGAGTGGAGTGGGGTTTATTCCAACtcaattctctatattttttcacTGTTAGTGATGATTTTGAAAACGTGGAGTCCTTCCCCGAGCAGAATCTACTGCCACCAACTCTAAAGTTTCTTAAATTGGATAAATGTTCAAAGCTAAGAATATTGAACTACAAGGGATTTCTCCACCTCAAATCTCTTGGTAATATATGGATTTGCAACTGCCCTAGCCTTGAGAGTTTGCCGGAGGAGGGTCTACCCAACTCCCTTTCTTGTTTGTTCATTGAAAACTGTCCATTACTTTCAGAGAAGTACAAAAAGGAGGGAGGAGAGCGTTGGCATACAATTAGTCATATCCCTACTGTGCGGATTGACGGTATTCATCAGCATTAG
- the LOC131659622 gene encoding uncharacterized protein LOC131659622 — MSRIDRFIVSNEVVSRWEIMGQLIGDRDISDHCPIRILKDQRNWGPKPFKFNNEWFNFDSFTPFVEKEWKCFKVEGRGDFVLKEKLRLLKDKLRFWNKEVFGIIDLEMEDGAYKMNLADDKLASDDVFNFDSTMVCRKEACSKFWKNLRIKENMLLQKSRLSWIREGDSNRGFFHKVLKQRRRNNHLGPIHSSEGLAETVEEVRETVFNHFEEKFVEPEEDFFNFFNYFFGGSSLAKAVTSSFLTLIPKKHNPLGLDDYRPICLVGCIYKVAAKILAGRLKKVLNSIISTCQTAFVPGRQLLDGVIVANEVVDYARKAGSKCTLFKVDFEKAYDKVSWNFLRFMFKAMGFGSRWMKWMELLVFKSDMSVLVNGSPTKEFGVSRGLRQGDPLSPFLFVLIAEALTALVRKSIELDDFQSFVIEGKCRVDILQFADDTLLVGDGSWKHIRAVKAVLRAFELVSGLGINYHKSKLIGINPSYQFLEAASHFLSCKVEDNKFIFLGIPIGHNPRLESTWDPLLNKTKARLEGWTNRYLNLGGRITLLKSVLSSLSIFTMSFYKMPLKVVKKFNSLQSKFLWGGIEEKRRIHWVRWKDVCLPMEKGGLGVKDIALFNISLLNKWRWRIFQGQSSLWIEVLKARYGDLASSLLINNKVSNSSPFLRGVSSSFSSLWWRDLVKISSSFHVDPLVDKVKFNIHNGFHTPFWETSWLEGVPLKEEFPDLYLYSSLKGVSVAGMGGWKEGTWCWGDFGLNLEDTFLEPDLLKLKSRVNAFTGWRHGSDSVCWTEGPSMEFSVASCYHLYLNFHIPFGPPNIHDGVFGFLWKMEVPYKIKAFGWRLFLDRLPTVDGLVYRGMTFSIDDSKCVLCGIVPEDRNHFFFDCLVGTKIWSEIAFWIGKGGISEKECIPHFMEWHSFFRSRKIIDSKLDVVWLATVWSFWLLRNGVRFRKEAWSINNTVWNIKFLVWKWSFCGKITHPNYSFYDFSKDPLFFLS; from the exons ATGAGTAGAATCGACCGCTTTATCGTCTCTAATGAAGTGGTGTCTAGATGGGAGATTATGGGCCAACTCATTGGTGATAGGGATATTTCGGATCATTGTCCAATACGGATTTTGAAGGACCAAAGGAATTGGGGCCCAAAACCATTTAAattcaacaatgaatggtttAACTTCGATTCTTTTACTCCTTTTGTGGAGAAAGAATGGAAATGCTTTAAGGTGGAAGGAAGAGGTGACTTTGTGTTAAAGGAAAAACTAAGGCTTCTCAAAGATAAACTTAGGTTTTGGAACAAGGAAGTGTTTGGTATAATCGACTTGGAGATGGAGGACGGTGCTTACAAGATGAATTTGGCCGATGATAAATTAGCCTCGGATGATGTTTTCAACTTCGATAGCACCATGGTGTGTAGAAAGGAAGCGTGTAGTAAATTTTGGAAGAActtgagaataaaagaaaatatgttacTTCAAAAGTCTAGATTGAGTTGGATTAGGGAAGGAGACTCCAATAGAGGTTTTTTCCACAAGGTGTTGAAACAAAGACGGAGGAACAATCATTTAGGCCCGATTCACTCTTCGGAAGGATTGGCGGAGACGGTTGAAGAGGTGAGGGAGACGGTTTTCAATCACTTTGAGGAGAAATTTGTGGAACCAGAG GAAGATTTCTTCAACTTTTTCAATTATTTCTTTGGAGGGAGTTCTTTGGCTAAGGCGGTTACCTCTTCTTTTTTGACTCTTATTCCGAAGAAGCATAATCCTTTGGgtttggatgattataggcctATTTGCTTGGTGGGTTGTATTTATAAAGTGGCGGCTAAAATTTTAGCGGGGAGACTTAAAAAGGTGCTAAATTCTATCATTTCTACTTGTCAAACCGCTTTTGTTCCCGGTAGGCAATTGCTTGATGGGGTGATCGTTGCTAATGAGGTGGTAGATTATGCGAGGAAGGCGGGTAGTAAGTGCACCCTTTTCAAAGTTGACTTCGAAAAGGCGTACGATAAGGTGAGTTGGAATTTTCTTCGTTTCATGTTCAAAGCGATGGGGTTTGGGAGtagatggatgaaatggatggaattATTGGTGTTTAAGAGTGATATGTCGGTGCTTGTGAATGGGAGCCCTACGAAAGAATTCGGTGTTTCTAGAGggttgagacaaggagatcccctatctccttttctctttgtGTTGATAGCGGAGGCTCTCACGGCTTTGGTGAGAAAATCTATTGAGTTAGACGACTTCCAAAGTTTTGTCATCGAGGGAAAGTGTAGAGTGGacatccttcaatttgcggatgacactttattGGTGGGGGATGGTAGTTGGAAGCATATTCGGGCGGTTAAGGCGGTTCTTAGAGCTTTCGAACTTGTATCGGGCCTTGGTATTAATTATCACAAGAGTAAGTTGATTGGTATTAATCCTAGTTATCAATTTTTGGAAGCGGCGTCTCACTTTTTATCTTGTAAAGTGGAGGATAACAAGTTTATTTTCCTAGGCATTCCGATTGGTCACAATCCAAGGTTGGAATCTACTTGGGATCCTCTTTTAAACAAGACAAAGGCTAGATTGGAAGGTTGGACTAATCGCTACTTGAATTTAGGAGGTAGGATTACTCTTTTGAAGTCGGTTCTTAGCTCCCTCTCCATTTTCACCATGTCTTTTTATAAAATGCCGTTGAAGGTGGTGAAGAAATTTAATAGCTTGCAAAGTAAATTCCTTTGGGGAGGGATAGAGGAGAAGAGAAGGATTCATTGGGTTCGATGGAAAGACGTTTGTCTTCCCATGGAGAAAGGTGGGTTAGGTGTTAAGGATATAGCTTTGTTTAATATTTCTCTTCTTAACAAGTGGAGGTGGCGTATTTTTCAAGGTCAAAGTTCTCTTTGGATTGAAGTCTTAAAGGCCCGATATGGTGATTTAGCGTCCTCCTTGTTGATTAATAATAAGGTTAGTAATTCCTCCCCATTTCTCCGTGGTGtctcttcatctttttcttcgtTATGGTGGAGAGATTTGGTTAAGATTAGTTCTTCCTTCCATGTGGACCCTTTGGTGGATAAGGTTAAATTTAATATTCACAACGGGTTCCACACACCTTTTTGGGAAACTTCGTGGTTGGAAGGGGTTCCTTTGAAAGAGGAGTTTCCGGATTTGTATTTATATTCTAGTTTGAAAGGGGTTTCGGTGGCGGGAATGGGGGGGTGGAAGGAAGGCACGTGGTGTTGGGGTGATTTTGGCTTAAATTTGGAGGATACTTTTTTAGAGCCGGATTTGTTGAAGTTGAAGAGTCGGGTGAATGCTTTTACCGGGTGGAGACATGGATCGGATTCTGTTTGTTGGACCGAAGGACCGTCGATGGAATTCTCGGTAGCTTCTTGTTATCATCTTTACTTGAATTTCCATATTCCGTTCGGACCACCTAACATCCACGATggtgtttttggttttttgtgGAAAATGGAGGTTCCGTACAAGATCAAGGCATTTGGATGGAGACTCTTTCTAGATAGGCTCCCAACGGTTGACGGTTTGGTGTATAGAGGCATGACTTTCTCCATTGATGATTCTAAATGTGTTTTGTGTGGTATTGTTCCGGAAGATaggaaccatttcttttttgattGTTTGGTGGGTACAAAGATTTGGAGTGAAATAGCTTTTTGGATTGGTAAAGGAGGaatttcggaaaaggagtgtatACCGCATTTTATGGAGTGGCACTCTTTCTTCCGTTCTCGTAAGATTATAGATAGTAAATTGGACGTGGTGTGGCTAGCAACCGTTTGGTCCTTTTGGTTACTTAGGAATGGTGTGCGTTTTCGGAAGGAAGCTTGGAGCATAAACAATACCGTTTGGAACATCAAGTTCTTGGTATGGAAATGGTCTTTTTGTGGAAAGATTACTCATCCCAATTATTCCTTTTACGATTTTAGTAAGGATCCGCTATTCTTTCTTTCGTAA
- the LOC131593177 gene encoding putative disease resistance RPP13-like protein 1 yields the protein MAGLMVAGAFLTPVIQVIVERVASGDYKDLFSMRLVNKLEITLNSINKVLDDAETKQYQNPNVRIWLDHIKHEVYEVEQLLDEIATSAQRKSKVKHFFSSLTNQFESRMKDLLDKLEHLLKQNDVLGLKEGTYARIELSERVPTSSLVDESSKCGRYGEKEEIISFLLLDNNSSSSNQVPVISIVGLGGMGKTTLAQLVYKDPRVQQNFDLKAWVYVSESFDVIRLTKAILESFGSSPNTENLDRLQCQLQEKIAGKKCLLVLDDIWKVDWESCERLLSFFNEGSSGSKIVVTTRNKKNASAMESKFFELFQLGEIDSWSLFERHAFPNKKGSEYPDLEPIGKMIVHKCGGLPLAVITMGKLLRAKFSQSEWIEILEDDMWHLSEKDTGINPVLRLGYHNLPSNLKPCFAYCSIFPKGYEFDKNTLIKMWMANGLLSSYKSGKSKEELGSELFNFLVSISFFQRSLDFDGGFIMHDLVNDLAKLVSREFCIQVENDKLQDITERTRHIWCSLELTDGDRTLKEIYRAKGLHSMLVKPLQAFDTCFTVSNNVHYNLFSKLKYLRMLSFPGSPDIYRDLDLVEEIGNLKLLRYLDLSWTRITKLPDSICKLYNLETLILEGSYLTEIPVDFYKLDCLSHLNLRGTSIKKMPKKMGKLKHLQTLTNFVVGEWSGPDIKELNSLNLLQGELCLSGLNNVSNPAHAEEANLKDKKFLEEIQMKFDSGREEMDGSIVENDVSILKALQPNNNLKMLTIWNYNGNMFPVWLRGCDLPNLISLNLWDCNGIKIFGNNSANVPFKFLEVLKFDRMFEWEEWLCNEGFPQLKELHITDCPKLKRALPQHLPSLQKLVIKGCEMLHVSIPKCDNIIELDIQECNQVLIHELSSNLKRFVLRDNQYVEFPMVHLINNPIVEELDLDFKDFLECPSMDLCCYNSLEKLSIRGWKSSSLPISLHLFTNLKILKIWHCLELESFPMGGWPSNFRRLEIYNCPSFEQLPEVPFDLWRL from the coding sequence ATGGCAGGGCTGATGGTTGCAGGAGCATTTCTTACGCCTGTCATCCAAGTAATTGTTGAGAGGGTTGCCTCAGGAGATTACAAAGACCTCTTCAGCATGCGATTGGTGAATAAACTTGAAATCACATTGAATTCTATCAACAAAGTGTTGGATGATGCAGAGACAAAGCAGTACCAGAATCCAAATGTGAGGATATGGCTTGATCATATAAAACATGAGGTATATGAAGTAGAACAGCTGTTGGATGAGATTGCTACAAGTGCACAACGAAAGAGCAAGGTTAAACACTTCTTTTCATCTCTGACTAATCAGTTTGAATCTAGGATGAAAGACTTGCTAGATAAGCTAGAACATCTTTTAAAGCAAAATGATGTGTTGGGATTGAAAGAAGGAACATATGCTCGTATTGAACTTTCAGAAAGAGTGCCAACGTCTTCTTTGGTGGATGAATCTAGCAAATGTGGTAGATATGGTGAAAAAGAGGAAATTATCAGTTTCTTACTTTTAGATAATAATAGTAGTAGTAGCAACCAGGTACCAGTAATCAGCATAGTTGGTCTTGGTGGGATGGGTAAGACCACCCTTGCTCAGCTTGTCTACAAAGACCCCAGGGTGCAACAGAACTTTGATCTTAAAGCTTGGGTCTATGTTTCAGAATCATTTGATGTTATTAGACTCACTAAAGCAATTCTCGAGTCATTTGGTTCTTCACCAAACACTGAAAACCTAGATCGACTCCAATGTCAACTGCAGGAAAAGATAGCAGGAAAGAAATGTTTGCTTGTTCTAGATGATATCTGGAAAGTAGACTGGGAAAGTTGTGAAAGGTTACTAAGTTTCTTTAACGAAGGATCTTCTGGAAGTAAGATTGTTGTAACAACACGAAATAAGAAGAATGCATCAGCCATGGAATCTAAGTTTTTTGAATTATTTCAATTGGGAGAGATTGATTCTTGGAGTTTATTTGAGAGGCATGCTTTTCCAAACAAAAAAGGGAGTGAATATCCAGATCTTGAACCAATTGGAAAGATGATTGTACACAAGTGTGGAGGGTTGCCATTAGCTGTGATAACAATGGGGAAACTCTTGAGAGCAAAATTCTCTCAAAGTGAATGGATTGAAATATTGGAGGATGATATGTGGCATTTATCAGAGAAAGACACTGGCATAAATCCCGTATTGAGATTGGGTTACCATAATCTTCCTTCCAATTTGAAGCCTTGTTTTGCATATTGTTCCATATTCCCCAAGGGTTATGAGTTTGACAAGAACACGTTAATCAAAATGTGGATGGCAAATGGTTTGTTGAGTTCCTACAAAAGTGGAAAAAGTAAAGAAGAGTTGGGTAGTGAATTATTCAATTTTCTTGTGTCAATTTCATTTTTCCAAAGATCACTAGATTTTGATGGCGGTTTTATCATGCATGATCTTGTCAATGACTTGGCAAAATTAGTGTCTCGAGAGTTTTGCATACAAGTGGAGAATGATAAGTTGCAAGATATAACTGAAAGAACACGTCACATTTGGTGCTCTCTTGAGTTGACGGATGGTGATAGAACGTTAAAGGAGATTTATAGAGCTAAGGGACTACATAGCATGTTGGTAAAACCACTACAAGCCTTTGACACATGCTTCACTGTGAGCAACAACGTGCACtataatctattttcaaaactaaagTATTTACGGATGTTGTCATTTCCTGGTAGTCCGGATATATACAGAGATCTAGATCTAGTAGAAGAGATAGGCAATTTAAAGCTTTTGCGCTATCTAGACTTGTCTTGGACAAGAATTACAAAGTTGCCTGATTCTATTTGTAAGCTTTACAATTTAGAGACACTGATATTGGAAGGAAGTTATCTGACAGAAATTCCTGTAGATTTTTACAAACTCGATTGTTTAAGCCATCTTAATTTGAGAGGaacttcaataaaaaaaatgcCAAAGAAGATGGGGAAACTAAAGCATCTACAAACGCTGACTAACTTTGTTGTGGGCGAGTGGAGTGGACCTGATATTAAGGAGTTAAATAGTTTAAATCTTCTTCAAGGAGAACTTTGTCTTTCAGGATTGAACAATGTCAGTAATCCAGCACATGCTGAAGAGGCCAATTTGAAAGATAAGAAGTTTTTAGAAGAAATACAAATGAAGTTTGATTCGGGAAGAGAAGAAATGGATGGTTCAATAGTGGAAAACGACGTGTCTATCTTGAAGGCCCTTCAACCAAATAATAATCTGAAGATGCTCACCATTTGGAACTACAATGGCAATATGTTTCCAGTTTGGTTAAGGGGTTGTGATTTACCCAACTTAATATCTCTTAATCTTTGGGACTGTAATGGAATAAAGATCTTCGGCAATAACTCCGCAAATGTTCCGTTCAAGTTCCTTGAAGTTTTGAAATTTGACCGCATGTTTGAATGGGAGGAATGGTTATGTAACGAAGGGTTTCCTCAGCTTAAAGAGCTTCATATAACTGATTGTCCCAAATTGAAAAGGGCACTGCCTCAACACCTTCCTTCATTACAGAAATTGGTGATTAAGGGTTGCGAAATGCTGCACGTATCAATTCCCAAGTGTGATAACATCATAGAGTTAGATATACAGGAATGTAATCAAGTTTTGATACATGAGTTGTCATCCAACTTGAAAAGATTCGTCCTTCGTGATAATCAGTACGTTGAGTTCCCCATGGTTCATTTAATCAACAATCCCATTGTGGAAGAGTTGGATTTGGATTTCAAAGACTTTTTAGAATGTCCCTCAatggatttgtgttgttataaTTCTCTTGAAAAACTTTCAATAAGAGGATGGAAGTCCTCCTCCTTGCCTATTTCACTACACTTGTTCACCAATctgaaaattctaaaaatttGGCATTGTCTTGAATTAGAATCGTTTCCTATGGGAGGTTGGCCTTCCAACTTTAGAAGACTTGAAATATATAATTGCCCTAGTTTTGAGCAGTTGCCAGAGGTTCCGTTTGATCTTTGGAGATTATAG